Below is a genomic region from Prolixibacteraceae bacterium.
TGCCATCTTGGATGGATATGATCTAGGGGTTGGTGCCATTTATCCTTTTTTGAAGGATGATAAACAGAGGTCTATTGCAATCGAAGCTATAGCTCCTTTTTGGGATGGGAATGAGGTATGGATTGTTATTGCGGGTGGCGGATTAATTGCGGGTTTTCCAGATGTGTATGCCTCTGTCTTCTCAGGGTTCTATGTTCCTGTGATATTACTTCTGTTTTGCTTAATATTCAGGGCTATTTCAATAGAGAATAGAGGTCATGCGAGCAGTGCCAATTCAGTCCTATTCTGGGATATTGCCTTTTCTGTGTCTAGTATATTGATCGCTTTTATATTTGGTTTGTTGGTGGGGAATTTAATGGTAGGTGTTCCGCTATTATCCAATGGTAACTTTGAAGGTGGATTGCTTGCTTTATTTAGACCTTATCCAGTCATTGTAGGGGTGTTGACTGTCGTATTGCTTTCAATTCATGGAATTATATTTCTCCTAATAAAGGTTCCTAAGGATATGATTTCAAGATTGAAAAAGATACATCATAGAATGCTTATTGTCTTCTCTATTCTTTTTGCTCTATTGGGAGGGATTACTTATAAATATATCCCAAGTGCATTCTTAAACTATTACTATTCACCGGTTCTATTTCTTGTGCCGTTGATGTTGTTTCTATTCCTCTGGCTTGAGCTATATAGTGTAAAGCGATCTCATTATAACATATCATTACTTCACTCTTCTATAACGATATGTCTTGTATTGATGATTTTTGCAGCAAGTCTATACCCTAATATCGTGGTCTCTTCGATTGATATTGAGTATAGCTTGAATATTTATAATGCCTCTTCTTCTCTATTTACATTGAAGATATTGCTTATCATTACCGTATTGGCAATTCCTTCTGTGTTCGCATATTTGATTACGAGAAAGAAGGTGTTTAGTGGTAGAATTGAAAGTACTCACTTTTATGAAAAAGAGGATAATTCAATATGATAAAAAATCCCCCTATGATGATCTTCATAGGGGGATCGTTATTTTATTGAAGAATCGTTACTTCACTTCCCAAGTATTTCCTGAAAATAGTAGGTCTTCTACACATTTAATCTTCGCATCCTCTTGTACTTCTTTGATTTGTGCTTCCATACACTCATCATAGACAAGATCCTTTACTTTACGGATGACTCCGAAAGCAACAGGGAATTCAGGAAGTTTCATGTCAATGAGTTGTTGGTGAAGAAAACCATCTGCATCGCATGCATCATGTACCAATATATCATCAATAGTGATTCCATTCTCTCCGATAACCGCAACTTCTAACTTCCCTTTTTTGTTTAGAATAATTCCTTTGTTCTTCTCTTTACCGAATAACATTGGTTTATTATCCTCAAGGTGTAATTGACGATCTTCTTTATGTTTAGGATCAGTGATCTCAGTGTGGATGTTGTGGTTGTAGATCACACAGTTCTGAAGAACCTCAACAACTGATGTTCCTTTATGTTTCGCAGCCTCAACAAATACATCGTGACTCTTCTTTACATTGCTATCAATAGCACGAGCAAAGAAAGTTCCTCTTGATCCTAAAACTAGTTTACCTGGAGTAAATGGGTCTTCAACAGTTCCAAAAGGTGATGTTTTAGTTACTTTACCTCTGTCACAAGTAGGTGAGTATTGTCCTTTGGTAAGACCATAGATCTTGTTATTGAATAAAATAACATTGATATCGATATTACGACGTACCATATGGATAAAGTGGTTTCCACCAATTGCTAAAGCATCACCATCACCTGTAATCTCCCAAACAGAAAGCTCTGGATTTGCACTCTTAAGTCCAGAGGCTACAGCAGCAGCTCTACCATGAATAGTATGGAATCCATAAGTATTCATGTAATATGGAAAACGAGAAGAGCATCCAATACCTGAAACAACAGCGTATTTTTCAATTGGGATAGCAAGCGTTACCATTGCTTTCTGTACTGCATTGATTATGGCATGATCACCACAACCTGGACACCAACGAATTTCGTTTGGTGACTTTAAATCTTTAATTGTATATTGAGTTGAATTTTCTAGCATGACAATGATCCTTCCATCTCTTTTTGTACACGTGATTTAATTTCATCATTTGTAAAAGGCAACCCTTGAAGCTTGTTCATCTGAGCATAACTGAATTGTGGGAATTGATCTCTTAGATATAATGCAAATTGCCCATTGTTTAGTTCACAAACGATAATTTTCTTGTATTTAGAGAATATCTGTTCCGTATTCTTAGGTAAAGGTTGGATGTAATTGAAATGAGCCAATGACACATCTATTCCTTCAGATCTTAACTCTCTAGCACTACTTAATAGATGTCCATGAGTACCTCCCCATCCAACAAGTAGGATTTCTCCTCCTTCTTGATTGCCATAGATTTCAAGCTCAGGAATCATGTCAGCAACACGAGCTACTTTCTCTGCACGAATGTCACACATCTTTTGGTGATTTGCTGGATCATGACTTACATTTCCGTCAAGACCTTTTTCAAGACCACCAATTCTGTGTTCAAAACCTTTCATGCCTGGATAAGCCCATTCTCTTGCTAATGTTTCCGCATCTCTCTTGTATGGTAGATATGTTTCCGCATCAAGAGCTTGTGCAGGAGTAATTTCTGGTAGATCAGCCATTCTAGGAAGTTTCATCGGTTGGCTACCATTTCCTAGGAATCCATCAGTTAATAAAATAACAGGTGTCATTCTTTCCATTGCGATTTTACTCGCCATATATGCATAGTAGAAGCTATCTGAAGGAGAAGAGGCTGCCAATACTACCATTGGAGATTCTCCATTTCTTCCATATAATGATTGAAGAAGATCAGATTGTTCAGTTTTTGTTGGTAATCCAGTTGAAGGGCCACCACGCTGTACATTTATCACCACAATTGGAAGTTCAGCTATCACAGCTAATCCCATTGCTTCTGACTTAAGAGCCAATCCAGGTCCTGATGTTGAGGTGACCGCGAAATGACCTGCAAAAGATGCTCCAATAGTTGTACAGATACCTGCAATTTCATCTTCCGCTTGGAATGATTTTACGCCTAGATCTTTACGAACAGCTAACTCTTGAAGAATATCAGTGGCTGGAGTAATAGGATAAGATCCAATGAATAGAGGTTTTTTTGCCTTCTCAGCAGCAGCTAAAATACCCCAAGCGGTAGCTTGGTTACCATGAACAGTTCGATAAGTACCTTTCTCAATAGGAGCAGGGTTCACCACATAACGAGGAGTCATGTGTTGCATGTTCATT
It encodes:
- a CDS encoding 2-oxoacid:acceptor oxidoreductase subunit alpha, which translates into the protein MSTEAKIIELDEVAIRFSGDSGDGMQLTGTLFSDASALLGNDISTFPDFPSEIRAPQGTVGGVSGFQVHFGANQINTPGDLAHVLVAMNPAAIKANAKFIRLQGTIIYDSDSFTEKNLLKAQFKTTDPFEELNLHDYRKIAVPISNLTKESLKEFGLDNKSVLRSKNMFALGLVCWMFNRPLDYIESFIKKKFAKKPTVVEANLKVLHDGFNYGMNMQHMTPRYVVNPAPIEKGTYRTVHGNQATAWGILAAAEKAKKPLFIGSYPITPATDILQELAVRKDLGVKSFQAEDEIAGICTTIGASFAGHFAVTSTSGPGLALKSEAMGLAVIAELPIVVINVQRGGPSTGLPTKTEQSDLLQSLYGRNGESPMVVLAASSPSDSFYYAYMASKIAMERMTPVILLTDGFLGNGSQPMKLPRMADLPEITPAQALDAETYLPYKRDAETLAREWAYPGMKGFEHRIGGLEKGLDGNVSHDPANHQKMCDIRAEKVARVADMIPELEIYGNQEGGEILLVGWGGTHGHLLSSARELRSEGIDVSLAHFNYIQPLPKNTEQIFSKYKKIIVCELNNGQFALYLRDQFPQFSYAQMNKLQGLPFTNDEIKSRVQKEMEGSLSC
- a CDS encoding 2-oxoacid:ferredoxin oxidoreductase subunit beta; the protein is MLENSTQYTIKDLKSPNEIRWCPGCGDHAIINAVQKAMVTLAIPIEKYAVVSGIGCSSRFPYYMNTYGFHTIHGRAAAVASGLKSANPELSVWEITGDGDALAIGGNHFIHMVRRNIDINVILFNNKIYGLTKGQYSPTCDRGKVTKTSPFGTVEDPFTPGKLVLGSRGTFFARAIDSNVKKSHDVFVEAAKHKGTSVVEVLQNCVIYNHNIHTEITDPKHKEDRQLHLEDNKPMLFGKEKNKGIILNKKGKLEVAVIGENGITIDDILVHDACDADGFLHQQLIDMKLPEFPVAFGVIRKVKDLVYDECMEAQIKEVQEDAKIKCVEDLLFSGNTWEVK
- the cydB gene encoding cytochrome d ubiquinol oxidase subunit II, which translates into the protein MDIQTVYFLLIGAIISAYAILDGYDLGVGAIYPFLKDDKQRSIAIEAIAPFWDGNEVWIVIAGGGLIAGFPDVYASVFSGFYVPVILLLFCLIFRAISIENRGHASSANSVLFWDIAFSVSSILIAFIFGLLVGNLMVGVPLLSNGNFEGGLLALFRPYPVIVGVLTVVLLSIHGIIFLLIKVPKDMISRLKKIHHRMLIVFSILFALLGGITYKYIPSAFLNYYYSPVLFLVPLMLFLFLWLELYSVKRSHYNISLLHSSITICLVLMIFAASLYPNIVVSSIDIEYSLNIYNASSSLFTLKILLIITVLAIPSVFAYLITRKKVFSGRIESTHFYEKEDNSI